From Cucumis melo cultivar AY chromosome 1, USDA_Cmelo_AY_1.0, whole genome shotgun sequence, a single genomic window includes:
- the LOC103489747 gene encoding uncharacterized protein At4g13200, chloroplastic isoform X2, whose translation MSSRITSSVSWSPFSLVPTKPKITHYSSPSLLPFRSSSTPSNLQFRGISHFQPNGSSRLLARCSSGDGDSRTILDAFFLGKALAEALTERIESTIGEVLSGIGKLQAEQQKQITDFQTELEWMR comes from the exons ATGAGTAGTAGGATTACGTCTTCTGTTTCCTGGTCTCCCTTTTCGCTTGTACCCACTAAACCAAAAATTACCCATTATTCATCTCCATCTCTCCTTCCATTTCGCTCCTCTTCAACTCCTTCAAATCTCCAATTTCGTGGAATTTCACATTTTCAACCAAATGGGTCTTCCAGATTATTAGCTCGTTGCAGCTCTG GTGATGGTGACAGCAGGACCATTCTAGATGCATTTTTTTTGGGAAAAGCTTTGGCAGAAGCCTTAACTGAGCGAATCGAGTCAACAATTGGAGAGGTTTTGAGTGGGATTGGTAAGCTGCAAGCtgaacaacaaaaacaaattacTGATTTCCAG ACTGAATTGGAATGGATGAGGTGA
- the LOC103489747 gene encoding uncharacterized protein At4g13200, chloroplastic isoform X1, which translates to MSSRITSSVSWSPFSLVPTKPKITHYSSPSLLPFRSSSTPSNLQFRGISHFQPNGSSRLLARCSSGDGDSRTILDAFFLGKALAEALTERIESTIGEVLSGIGKLQAEQQKQITDFQDEVIERAKKAKEKAAREAKEVQRPVSSSVISPTIEVSSSPTSSSPDADSESGVNQDPPLGD; encoded by the exons ATGAGTAGTAGGATTACGTCTTCTGTTTCCTGGTCTCCCTTTTCGCTTGTACCCACTAAACCAAAAATTACCCATTATTCATCTCCATCTCTCCTTCCATTTCGCTCCTCTTCAACTCCTTCAAATCTCCAATTTCGTGGAATTTCACATTTTCAACCAAATGGGTCTTCCAGATTATTAGCTCGTTGCAGCTCTG GTGATGGTGACAGCAGGACCATTCTAGATGCATTTTTTTTGGGAAAAGCTTTGGCAGAAGCCTTAACTGAGCGAATCGAGTCAACAATTGGAGAGGTTTTGAGTGGGATTGGTAAGCTGCAAGCtgaacaacaaaaacaaattacTGATTTCCAG GATGAAGTGATAGAAAGAGCTAAAAAGGCCAAGGAAAAAGCAGCACGTGAGGCCAAAGAAGTACAACGACCCGTTTCCTCTTCAGTAATATCGCCTACAATCGAAGTTTCTTCGTCTCCAACTTCTTCAAGTCCCGACGCAGATTCAGAAAGTGGTGTGAATCAGGATCCTCC
- the LOC127148492 gene encoding uncharacterized protein LOC127148492, which yields MIHDSMHFAKYCEACQFHANFIHQTPELLHPTIASWPIEAWGLDLVGPIMPKSSTGHSYILAGTNYFSKWAEAVPLREAQKENIVNFVQTHIIYRYGIPYRIVTDNGRQFANTLMDKLCEKFNFKQYKSSMYNAAANGLAEAFNKTLCSLLKKVVSKTKRDWQEKIGEAL from the coding sequence ATGATCCACGATTCGATGCATTTTGCGAAGTATTGTGAGGCTTGTCAATTCCATGCAAATTTTATACATCAGACACCAGAGCTGCTCCATCCGACAATAGCTTCATGGCCTATTGAAGCTTGGGGACTCGACTTGGTTGGACCTATCATGCCTAAATCATCGACTGGTCATTCTTACATCCTTGCAGGAactaattatttttctaaatgggCTGAAGCCGTGCCATTAAGAGAAGCACAGAAGGAAAACATTGTAAATTTCGTTCAGACACACATCATTTACAGATATGGTATTCCTTATCGTATCGTAACTGATAATGGAAGACAATTCGCTAACACTTTGATGGACAAGCTATGTGAAAAATTTAACTTCAAACAGTACAAGTCTTCTATGTACAATGCTGCAGCAAATGGATTGGCAGAAGCATTCAACAAAACTTTGTGCAGTCTGCTTAAAAAGGTGGTCTCCAAGACAAAAAGAGATTGGCAAGAAAAGATTGGGGAAGCATTGTGA